A stretch of the Tolypothrix sp. NIES-4075 genome encodes the following:
- a CDS encoding helix-turn-helix domain-containing protein, protein MTTTPVYLLTIPGNSSIQISQDDLRSLLGQIETKLHRSKVYRNALATLQNLLGPSSEEAKVLFKAISREAIALSFQQFTTQQPKVTDNQEKLTAAPSTETENNDLSQCLSTVKLNTNNPETNTNEDNLRSPSGGHSVPSQSVPLAEPTHQKVSPDKIADNSVKAKEDKKNAKKPTHWLKRTKKPSKAEIAKQLAAEQRIETLQKIGQQLQKARFAQGLSLEQLKVYTHIPIYHMEAIENGNLELLPEDVYLRGFIRVMGNALGLNGTSLIADLPAPEIAKAIVPISSKLKNSSPGLGLNIRPVHLYVGYTALVAGAVGGLSVMSQQANSDRAVIPDDVTPSAASQSSQRMEPTTTPGLRSSSSGVSVGSDIAPPEAL, encoded by the coding sequence ATGACTACCACACCAGTATATTTATTAACAATTCCGGGAAATTCTTCTATTCAAATTTCTCAAGATGATTTGCGATCGCTTCTAGGTCAAATAGAAACGAAATTGCACCGCAGTAAAGTTTATCGCAATGCTTTGGCTACGTTACAAAATTTGCTAGGTCCTTCATCTGAAGAAGCTAAGGTGTTGTTTAAAGCTATTAGCAGAGAAGCGATCGCTTTATCATTTCAGCAATTTACAACACAGCAACCAAAAGTTACAGATAATCAAGAAAAGCTAACTGCTGCACCATCTACTGAAACAGAAAATAACGACTTATCGCAGTGCTTAAGTACTGTTAAATTAAACACAAACAATCCAGAGACAAATACTAATGAAGATAATTTGCGATCGCCGTCAGGCGGGCACTCCGTGCCATCGCAAAGCGTGCCGTTGGCGGAGCCGACGCACCAGAAGGTATCGCCTGATAAGATAGCCGATAATTCGGTGAAAGCTAAAGAAGATAAAAAGAACGCCAAAAAACCAACGCATTGGCTCAAACGTACTAAAAAACCTTCTAAAGCGGAAATAGCCAAGCAACTTGCGGCTGAACAACGCATAGAAACTCTGCAAAAAATCGGTCAACAATTACAAAAAGCGCGATTTGCTCAAGGTCTTTCTCTTGAGCAACTTAAGGTTTACACTCACATCCCCATCTATCATATGGAAGCAATAGAGAATGGCAACCTTGAGTTATTGCCAGAAGATGTCTATCTGCGTGGCTTTATCCGCGTGATGGGAAATGCTTTGGGACTCAATGGCACAAGTTTAATTGCTGATTTACCCGCACCTGAGATCGCGAAAGCAATTGTACCCATCAGTTCTAAGCTGAAAAATAGTTCCCCAGGATTGGGATTAAATATACGTCCCGTGCATTTGTATGTCGGCTATACAGCTTTGGTTGCTGGAGCTGTTGGAGGATTATCTGTGATGTCTCAGCAAGCAAATTCCGACAGAGCGGTGATTCCAGATGACGTTACACCTTCAGCGGCTTCTCAATCATCGCAACGAATGGAACCAACTACTACACCCGGACTTAGGTCTAGTAGTTCTGGTGTCAGTGTCGGATCTGATATTGCTCCCCCGGAAGCACTTTGA
- a CDS encoding PadR family transcriptional regulator has translation MFLGLHRHRHFFESGYDDMPPKGRHHHHGRGKRRDWGDERRTPRGDIKYILLELLAESPRHGYELIKELEARYGGFWKPSPGSVYPTLQLLEEGGYLTSEQIEGRKVYTITDTGRELLSERGDRPNWMNRGNRPQQLIELKEAIADVGAAVMQVARSNNADKVTRVREILNRVKREIYSILAEEE, from the coding sequence ATGTTTTTAGGACTTCATAGACACCGCCACTTTTTTGAGTCTGGATACGACGATATGCCACCAAAAGGACGGCATCATCACCACGGTCGCGGGAAAAGACGAGATTGGGGAGATGAGCGGCGGACACCGCGTGGTGACATTAAATACATTTTATTGGAGTTACTTGCAGAGTCACCCCGACATGGATACGAATTGATCAAAGAATTAGAAGCGCGTTACGGTGGCTTCTGGAAACCAAGCCCAGGCTCAGTTTACCCCACTCTGCAACTACTTGAAGAAGGAGGTTATCTCACCTCTGAACAGATAGAAGGAAGAAAAGTATATACAATTACTGATACTGGCAGAGAATTACTTAGCGAAAGAGGCGATCGCCCGAATTGGATGAACAGGGGAAACAGACCCCAACAGCTAATCGAATTGAAAGAAGCGATCGCTGATGTGGGTGCAGCAGTAATGCAAGTAGCTCGCAGTAACAATGCCGATAAAGTCACCAGAGTACGCGAAATTCTCAACCGAGTCAAACGCGAAATTTACAGCATCCTAGCAGAAGAGGAGTGA